A section of the Castanea sativa cultivar Marrone di Chiusa Pesio chromosome 12, ASM4071231v1 genome encodes:
- the LOC142620259 gene encoding uncharacterized protein LOC142620259, producing the protein MPVEAVLEKPVCEKLEEIVIDDDPEKFFQVGVQLPPQEKEELVIFLKRNIDIFAWNAYEAFEVNPNFICHHLNVNPAVLPKKQRPQHLSKVHSDAVKVEVNKLKQARDYQRSVLLRVVGQYNEFSGRLSSISPNTFGFRLDDQEKTTFVTPIGNYHYKVMPFGLKNARSTYQRMITRMFEPQLGKNIKIYIDDMVVKSKIEFRHVGDLENVFEILRKHNLRHNASKCSFSVGSGKFLGCRPFFQLLNKSKGFEWTEECVLAFQKLKEYLSRPPIMSSPEVDEVLFAYIVVASHAVSLVLIRIDNSVQRLVIMCQVITGSRSSLLTHGKGHFGSSACQT; encoded by the exons ATGCCCGTGGAGGCAGTGTTAGAAAAGCCTGTGTGTGAGAAGCTGGAGGAAATTGTTATAGACGATGACCCGGAGAAATTTTTTCAGGTCGGAGTTCAGTTGCCTCCCCAAGAGAAGGAGGAGCTAGTTATATTTTTGAAGAGGAACATCGATATATTCGCGTGGAATGCTTATGAAGCCTTCGAGGTAAACCCAAATTTCATTTGCCATCacctaaatgtcaacccagccgTCCTCCCAAAGAAGCAACGACCTCAACATTTATCTAAGGTGCATTCTGACGCTGTTAAGGTGGAAGTGAACAAGCTCAAGCAAGCAAGGgactatcaaagaagtgttctACTCAGAGTGGTTGGCCAATACA atgagttttcTGGACGCCTTTCAAGtatatcaccaaatacctttggctttaGATTAGATGACCAAGAGAAAACAACTTTTGTTACTCCTATAGGGAATTATcactacaaagtaatgccctttggCTTGAAGAATGCTAGGTCTACCTATCAGAGGATGATaaccaggatgtttgagccacaactAGGAAAGAACATTAAgatttatatagatgatatggtggtcaAGAGTAAAATAGAGTTCAGGCATGTTGGTGATCTCGAGAATGTATTTGAGATATTGCGAAAACACAATCTTCGCCATAATGCTTCTAAATGCTCTTTCAGTGTTGGttcaggaaaattcttagg GTGCAGACCCTTCTTCCAATTGTTAAATAAGTCGAAGGGCTTTGAGTGGACCGAAGAATGTGTTTTGGCcttccaaaaattaaaagaataccTGTCTCGGCCGCCTATCATGTCTAGTCCCGAGGTGGATGAAGTCttgtttgcatatattgttGTTGCTTCCCATGCGGTGAGCTTGGTGCTGATACGAATTGACAATAGTGTGCAAAGGCTGGTTATTATGTGCCAAGTCATTACAGGAAGCCGAAGTTCATTACTTACCCATGGAAAAGGCCATTTTGGCAGTAGTGCATGCCAAACATAA